One genomic segment of Impatiens glandulifera chromosome 6, dImpGla2.1, whole genome shotgun sequence includes these proteins:
- the LOC124941435 gene encoding polygalacturonate 4-alpha-galacturonosyltransferase-like codes for MALKRGSSINRGKGAGSCFPIVIFLFFLVLAPLIFFIGRGRLNTDSNYGLSSDVIDNTKQDIHWREKLALKHLKSLFSKEVIDVIKANTNDLGPHSLDAFRKSKFFVSSSNKTSQDDDPKIKPETLTAKKDPPPLIDDSPATLARRQMREKRREKRASDLVKQDDEVIIKLENAAIERSKSVDSAVLGKYSIWRRENDNENPDSNVRLIRDQMIMARVYISIANLKNKTDLASELKNRLKESQRTLGDVTADADLPRSAPEKIKTMGSVLSKARTALYDCQLVTGKLRSMLQSADEQVRSLKKQSTFLSQLAAKTVPNGVHCLSMRLTIDYYLLPQEKREFPRSENLENPKLYHYALFSDNVLAASVVVNSTITNAKEPEKHVFHLVTDKLNFGAMNMWFLLNPPRKATIHVENVDEFKWLNSSYCPVLRQLESAAMKEYYFKADHHTTLSAGSSNLKYRNPKYLSMLNHLRFYLPQVYPKLDKILFLDDDIVVQKDITGLWSVNLHGKVNGAVETCGQSFHRFDKYLNFSNPHIARHFDPNACGWAYGMNMFDLVEWKKKDITGIYHKWQNMNEDRVLWKLGTLPPGLITFYGLTHPLEKTWHVLGLGYNPSIDKSEIENAAVVHYNGNMKPWLELAMSKYRSYWTKYIKFDHPYIRGCKLSE; via the exons GAGAGGCTCTTCGATTAACCGAGGCAAAGGCGCTGGATCTTGCTTTCCGATtgtcatttttctctttttcttggTGCTTGCTCCGTTGATATTCTTTATTGGAAGAGGTCGCTTAAATACCGATTCAAATTACG GTCTCTCATCTGATGTTATAGATAATACTAAACAG GACATACATTGGAGAGAAAAGTTAGCTTTAAAACATTTGAAATCTCTTTTCTCTAAAGAGGTCATTGATGTGATAAAGGCCAACACAAATGACTTGGGCCCTCATAGTCTCGACGCTTTCAGGAAAAGCAAATTTTTTGTTTCATCAAGCAACAAG ACAAGCCAAGATGATGATCCAAAGATCAAACCAGAAACACTTACTGCAAAAAAAGATCCTCCTCCGCTTATTGATGATTCTCCAGCAACACTAGCACGAAGG CAAATGCGAGAAAAAAGGCGTGAAAAGCGTGCTTCTGACTTGGTAAAACAAGACGATGAAGTGATTATAAAACTCGAAAATGCAGCTATTGAACGTTCCAAATCTGTTGACTCGGCGGTTCTAGGGAAGTACAGCATATGGAGGAGAGAAAATGACAATGAGAACCCTGATTCGAATGTGCGGTTGATTCGTGATCAGATGATTATGGCTAGGGTTTATATTAGCATTGCGAATTTGAAGAATAAGACTGACTTAGCCTCTGAACTTAAAAATCGACTTAAAGAGAGTCAGCGTACGTTAGGAGATGTAACTGCCGATGCTGACTTGCCACGCAG TGCACCTGAGAAAATCAAAACTATGGGTAGTGTACTGTCAAAAGCTAGGACAGCATTATATGATTGTCAGCTTGTGACTGGAAAGTTGAGATCAATGCTTCAATCAGCAGATGAACAAGTTAGAAGTTTGAAGAAACAAAGCACATTTCTTAGCCAACTAGCGGCCAAGACTGTTCCTAATGGAGTTCATTGCTTGTCTATGCGGTTAACCATTGATTACTACCTATTACCTCAAGAGAAAAGGGAGTTTCCTAGAAGTGAGAATCTCGAAAACCCTAAACTTTACCATTATGCTCTTTTCTCCGACAATGTATTGGCCGCTTCTGTTGTTGTCAACTCCACCATCACGAATGCTAAG GAGCCAGAGAAGCATGTCTTTCATCTTGTTACAGATAAACTGAATTTCGGAGCAATGAACATGTGGTTTCTGTTGAATCCACCTCGAAAGGCAACCATACACGTAGAGAATGTGGACGAATTCAAATGGCTGAATTCATCGTATTGCCCTGTTCTAAGACAGCTTGAATCAGCAGCGATGAAAGAATACTATTTCAAAGCTGACCATCACACGACTCTCTCTGCCGGCTCATCAAATCTGAAGTACAGAAACCCTAAGTATCTTTCTATGTTAAACCACTTGAGATTTTACCTTCCTCAAGTATATCCGAAGTTGGACAAGATATTATTCTTGGACGACGATATTGTAGTGCAGAAGGACATAACCGGATTGTGGTCTGTAAACCTCCATGGGAAGGTGAATGGTGCAGTGGAGACATGTGGTCAAAGCTTTCATCGGTTTGACAAGTATCTTAACTTCTCGAACCCTCATATCGCCAGACATTTTGATCCTAATGCTTGTGGGTGGGCTTATGgaatgaatatgtttgatcttGTTGAATGGAAGAAGAAGGATATAACCGGTATTTATCACAAGTGGCAGAATATG AACGAAGATCGTGTACTGTGGAAGCTTGGGACATTGCCACCagggctaataacattttatggTCTAACACATCCGCTTGAGAAAACATGGCACGTGCTCGGTTTGGGTTATAATCCGAGCATTGACAAGTCTGAGATAGAGAACGCGGCTGTTGTACATTACAATGGGAATATGAAACCGTGGCTAGAGTTGGCTATGAGCAAGTATCGATCCTATTGGACTAAGTACATTAAGTTTGATCACCCCTATATCCGAGGCTGCAAACTCAGCGagtga